The following proteins come from a genomic window of Ilumatobacter coccineus YM16-304:
- a CDS encoding N-acyl-D-amino-acid deacylase family protein has product MAEYDLIVRNGSLIDGTGSEARPADVGVRDGIIVDVGTVDGRGAQEINADGALVIPGIVDIHAHYDGQATWEERMQPSSWHGVTTVVMGNCGVGFAPVHDDDHDALIELMEGVEDIPGAALHEGLAWNWNSFGEFLDAVNARPHDIDVAAQVPHGALRLNVMGERGANHEDATPADIGAMAELAREAIEAGALGFTTSRTRNHKTSTGAYTPTLTAAPDELIGIAEGVGAAGTGVLQVVSDFLDVDDEFRTLRTMIERSGRPMSISVARNPMLPDAFRGILDHITAANADGLTMTGQVAARAVGLILGLECTLNPFLNNPVFAEIADLPLAEKVAALRDPAFRARLVDSHRMATRERDKLGGGLITKFELLFEMSDDPDYEPALSSSLAARAAASGTTPEELTIDVMLGADGDGRGLIYIPFLNYVDGRLDAVHEMLVHPHTVPGLGDGGAHVGTICDGSFPTTLLQYWGRDRETDRIDLPFLVQRHCQQTARTVGLLDRGVIAPGYRADLNVLDHANLRLHKPTIAHDLPAGGRRLLQRADGWLHTIVAGHETYRSGEATDALPGRLVRGAKPAPASVA; this is encoded by the coding sequence ATGGCTGAGTACGACCTGATCGTCCGCAATGGGAGCCTCATCGACGGCACCGGGAGTGAGGCGCGGCCCGCCGATGTCGGGGTGCGCGACGGCATCATCGTCGACGTCGGAACCGTCGACGGTCGCGGCGCGCAGGAGATTAACGCCGACGGCGCGCTGGTCATCCCCGGCATCGTCGACATCCACGCGCACTACGACGGTCAGGCCACGTGGGAAGAACGCATGCAACCGTCGTCGTGGCACGGCGTCACCACGGTGGTCATGGGCAACTGCGGTGTCGGGTTCGCGCCGGTGCACGACGACGACCACGACGCCTTGATCGAACTGATGGAAGGCGTCGAAGACATCCCCGGCGCCGCGCTGCACGAAGGTCTGGCGTGGAACTGGAACTCGTTCGGCGAGTTCCTCGACGCCGTCAACGCCCGCCCGCACGACATCGACGTCGCCGCGCAGGTGCCACACGGCGCCCTGCGCCTCAACGTCATGGGCGAGCGCGGCGCCAACCACGAAGACGCCACGCCGGCCGACATCGGCGCGATGGCCGAGCTGGCGCGCGAGGCGATCGAAGCCGGTGCACTCGGCTTCACCACCAGCCGCACCCGCAACCACAAGACCTCGACCGGCGCATACACGCCAACGCTCACCGCCGCTCCCGACGAGTTGATCGGCATCGCCGAAGGGGTCGGCGCGGCCGGCACCGGCGTGCTGCAGGTCGTGTCCGACTTCCTCGACGTCGACGACGAGTTCCGCACGCTGCGCACGATGATCGAACGGTCGGGCCGCCCGATGTCGATCTCGGTCGCCCGCAACCCGATGCTGCCTGACGCCTTCCGCGGCATCCTCGACCACATCACCGCGGCCAACGCCGACGGACTCACGATGACCGGGCAGGTCGCCGCTCGCGCCGTCGGGCTGATCCTCGGGCTCGAGTGCACGCTCAACCCGTTCCTCAACAACCCGGTGTTCGCCGAGATCGCCGACCTCCCGCTCGCCGAGAAGGTCGCTGCGCTGCGCGATCCAGCGTTCCGCGCACGCCTCGTCGACAGCCACCGCATGGCCACGCGCGAGCGCGACAAGCTCGGCGGCGGACTCATCACCAAGTTCGAGTTGCTGTTCGAGATGAGCGACGACCCCGACTACGAGCCGGCACTCTCCTCGTCACTCGCCGCGCGGGCCGCGGCCTCGGGCACCACGCCCGAAGAACTCACGATCGACGTCATGCTCGGCGCCGACGGCGATGGCCGCGGCCTCATCTACATCCCGTTCCTCAACTACGTCGACGGTCGACTCGATGCCGTGCACGAGATGCTCGTGCACCCGCACACCGTGCCGGGGCTCGGCGACGGCGGCGCTCACGTCGGCACCATCTGCGACGGCAGCTTCCCCACCACGCTCCTCCAGTACTGGGGCCGCGATCGCGAGACCGACCGCATCGACCTGCCGTTCCTGGTCCAGCGCCACTGCCAGCAGACCGCTCGCACCGTCGGCCTCCTCGACCGCGGTGTGATCGCCCCCGGCTACCGCGCCGACCTCAACGTGCTCGATCACGCCAACCTCCGACTGCACAAACCGACGATCGCCCACGACCTCCCCGCCGGAGGCCGACGCCTCCTGCAGCGAGCCGACGGTTGGCTGCACACGATCGTGGCCGGTCACGAGACGTACCGCAGCGGCGAGGCCACCGACGCACTGCCCGGTCGCCTCGTCCGCGGCGCCAAGCCCGCACCGGCGAGCGTGGCCTGA